DNA sequence from the Cohnella herbarum genome:
CCTGTTCAACAACACGGGCAGAAATCGGTTGACGTTCGCTTTCTCGGACGCGTTAAATCCTTTGATATTAAAGGCGGGCGTAAACGAGGAAACGGCCGTATTCCATTGCGAGGTAACTCTATTCGGAGAGCAAGCGGCTCCGATTGACAATTATGAAGCGGTTCTCACGGTAGATACCCGGGATATTCCGTATTACGAGGCACTAGGCGCGGTCGAACGATGGTGGAGCGAGATGCCGGGCTATAAGCCCGCGTCCGTTCCCGAAGTCGCGCGAGTTCCGATGTATTCGACTTGGTACAGCTTTCATCAGCGCTTGAATCCGGACGAGATAGAAGAGCAATGCCGGTTAGCTCTCGCATTGGGATGCGGGGCCGTTATCGTCGATGACGGCTGGCAGACTTCGGATAATAACCGGGGATATGCGTATTGCGGAGACTGGAAGGTAAGCGAGGACAAAATTCCGGCGATGAAGGCGCACGTGGCGAGGGTTCATGAACTCGGCATGTCCTATCTGCTATGGTATTCGGTTCCTTTCGTCGGGAAGGAAAGCCGCGCTTGGCGCGCCTTGCAAGACAAGATGCTCTACGTGAACGAGGAGCTTGGCGCCGGTATCGTCGATCCAAGGTATCCTCAAGTGAGGGAATATTTGATCCGTACGTACGAGAACGCGGTAACCGAATGGGATCTGGACGGGTTAAAGCTCGACTTCGTCGATACTTTCCGCTTGCCGGAGCGTTCCGGCAACGCGGGGGGAGCGGGTTCGGAGGGCGGTTCGGGGGCCGGTTCCGGGGCGGAAGCGCACCCCGAGATGGACTACGTATCCGTGCCCGAAGCGGTCGACCGGCTTCTAAGCGACATCATGCTTCGGCTTCAAGCGGTCAAACCGGACATCATGATCGAGTTCAGACAAAGCTATACCGGACCTCTCATGCGGAAGTACGGGAATATTTTCCGGGCGACGGACTGTCCGAGCGATTCGCTTACGAACCGCGTCCGCACGCTTGATCTCCGGCTCGTCTCCGGCGATACGGCCATACATTCGGACATGGTCATGTGGCATCCGGAAGAGCCCGTCGAATCCGCGGCTTTGCAGATCGTTAACGTGTTGTTCTCGGTTCCGCAAATCTCGGTGATGATCGATCGGCTGCCGGCCGAACATCGGGAAATGCTCGCTTTCTGGTTACGATTCTGGCAGGAGCATCGCGAGGTTTTACTGGACGGCAAGCTAGAGCCCGCTCATCCGGAGATGCTCTACCCGCTCGTAAAAGCTTCGTCGGACAAATATGTTTTGTACGCGTCTTATAGCCGGGAAGTCGTAAGTTTGGAAGCGGGAAGACGGTCGACGATTCTGGTCAACGGGACGTTATACGATCGCATCGCGATCGAAGTCCGGACGGATATGGGGAAAAGCAGGCTGCGCATTCGAAACTGCAAGGGCGAGCTGATCGACGAGCGGACGCTGGAGCTAGGAGAAGGGCTTCATTCGATCGCGGTTCCGCCGGCGGGATTGGTTACGATCGATCCGGCATAAGGCGCGGATATAGAGAGAGAAAGACGACGTCGCATGCGAAGAGGTGCAGGGAATGTATGAGAACGGAATTCGGGATGCGGCATCGTTCGGGATCGAGCCCGATACGGGATTGGACGCGACCGGGAAAATACGAGAGTTTATCCGCTCGGGGTTGGAGAGCGGGGCGCATACTTTTCGATTCAAGCGAGGTCGTTACGAGATCGCGGACGGAGAAGCGATTCGCGATTTCGACTCGATGATGGAAGGGAAAGGCTCCTGGGACTTGGGAGACAATCGGGATAGCAAACATATTCTAATTCGCGCGGACGGAACGGAGAGGATCGTTCTTGATTTTCAAGGCTCGACCTTGATGTTCCATGGTCTGATTCAACCGTTCTTCTTCCGCGGCTGCAAGCAAGTGGAAATACGGAACGTCCAAATGGATTGGGCCAGACCTCCGTTCTCGCAAGGGGAAATCGTGTCCGTCCACGAAGAAGGATTCGATATCCGGTTCGACTGGGAGTATCCCGTTCGTTCAGGAACGCCTATCTCGGCGTTGATCGACTACGTTCCGGACAGCTCGCATCCGATTCGGGGAACGGTAGACTGGTTCCACATCGCCGAACGTACGGAACTCGTGGAGCCGCAGACGCTGC
Encoded proteins:
- a CDS encoding glycoside hydrolase family 36 protein, producing the protein MQRILEHHYDIEGLPNGAAYSLDKVSEAEGLERVTIKLSFPEAAVPPVIRLKWSHPIRDIQHFWHPGSGRNRGLSADWATGFKTRATYNAPVGCLFNNTGRNRLTFAFSDALNPLILKAGVNEETAVFHCEVTLFGEQAAPIDNYEAVLTVDTRDIPYYEALGAVERWWSEMPGYKPASVPEVARVPMYSTWYSFHQRLNPDEIEEQCRLALALGCGAVIVDDGWQTSDNNRGYAYCGDWKVSEDKIPAMKAHVARVHELGMSYLLWYSVPFVGKESRAWRALQDKMLYVNEELGAGIVDPRYPQVREYLIRTYENAVTEWDLDGLKLDFVDTFRLPERSGNAGGAGSEGGSGAGSGAEAHPEMDYVSVPEAVDRLLSDIMLRLQAVKPDIMIEFRQSYTGPLMRKYGNIFRATDCPSDSLTNRVRTLDLRLVSGDTAIHSDMVMWHPEEPVESAALQIVNVLFSVPQISVMIDRLPAEHREMLAFWLRFWQEHREVLLDGKLEPAHPEMLYPLVKASSDKYVLYASYSREVVSLEAGRRSTILVNGTLYDRIAIEVRTDMGKSRLRIRNCKGELIDERTLELGEGLHSIAVPPAGLVTIDPA